A portion of the Desulfosoma caldarium genome contains these proteins:
- a CDS encoding triose-phosphate isomerase yields the protein MARWNEKKRVLDHEHTGFWHHRLVDVSEPNLMRNVFPYVEVPRIDFDHKLLPIDPAEDIFITDTTFRDGQQARPPYTVEQIERIFEFLHRMSGPNGVIRQSEFFLYTDKDRRALEACLAKGYTYPEITGWVRAVAADLQLVVDMGLKETGILTSVSDYHIFLKMKITRKEALEKYLAIVKAALDKGIRPRCHFEDITRADTYGFCVPFAIELMKLREESGIDIKIRLCDTMGFGVTYPGAALPRSVPKLVRAFIDEAGVPGHLLEWHGHNDFHKVLVCAATAWLYGCSGANGTLLGFGERTGNAPIEGLLMEYIGLRGSMDGIDTTAITDAAEYFEKELGYRIPPNYPFVGEDFNATKAGIHADGLVKNEEIYNIFDTQRLLKRPVSVIITDKSGLAGIAYWVNNRLRLRGDQKLDKRHPGIVKIHKRVTEEYAAGRTTSISNEELERWARRYLPEYFVSEFDRLKERARSLAAHLVAEVVENAAIKSMDPSMQEPVLQTLLELNPFIQYVYVTDAEGRKITRNIVHIVDRAKYEAAQVGEDLSDRPWFIEPMRNGKVHVTDFYTSRYTGALCITVSAPIRNEHEEIVGILGIDIRFEALAKMEEMEKNGRSRSV from the coding sequence ATGGCCCGATGGAACGAAAAGAAACGCGTTCTGGACCACGAGCATACAGGGTTTTGGCATCATCGCCTGGTGGATGTCTCGGAACCCAACCTCATGCGCAATGTTTTTCCGTACGTGGAAGTGCCGAGGATCGATTTCGATCATAAACTGCTGCCCATCGATCCAGCGGAAGATATTTTCATTACGGACACCACCTTTCGAGACGGACAACAGGCGCGACCGCCCTATACGGTGGAACAGATAGAGCGGATCTTTGAGTTCCTGCATCGCATGTCGGGCCCCAATGGGGTGATTCGACAATCGGAGTTTTTTCTTTACACGGATAAGGACCGTCGTGCCCTGGAAGCCTGCCTGGCCAAAGGATACACCTATCCAGAAATCACGGGGTGGGTGCGGGCCGTGGCGGCCGACCTTCAGCTCGTGGTGGATATGGGTTTGAAGGAGACGGGGATTCTCACCTCCGTTTCCGACTACCACATCTTTCTCAAAATGAAAATCACCCGCAAGGAAGCCCTGGAAAAATACCTTGCCATCGTCAAGGCCGCCCTGGACAAGGGCATTCGGCCTCGGTGCCACTTTGAAGATATAACTCGAGCCGACACCTATGGATTCTGTGTTCCTTTTGCCATAGAACTCATGAAGCTCAGGGAAGAGAGCGGCATCGACATCAAGATTCGCCTCTGTGACACCATGGGTTTTGGCGTGACGTATCCAGGGGCCGCTCTGCCGCGAAGTGTCCCGAAACTCGTGCGGGCCTTCATTGATGAGGCAGGGGTGCCTGGGCATCTTTTGGAGTGGCACGGGCACAACGACTTTCACAAGGTTTTGGTTTGTGCCGCCACGGCATGGCTTTACGGCTGTAGTGGGGCCAACGGGACTCTATTGGGCTTTGGAGAACGGACGGGCAACGCGCCCATCGAAGGCCTACTCATGGAATACATCGGGCTTCGCGGTTCCATGGACGGCATTGACACCACAGCCATCACGGATGCTGCGGAATATTTTGAAAAAGAATTGGGCTATCGCATTCCGCCCAATTACCCTTTTGTGGGGGAAGATTTCAACGCCACCAAGGCGGGCATTCATGCGGACGGACTGGTCAAGAACGAAGAAATCTACAACATTTTTGATACGCAACGGCTTCTCAAGCGTCCCGTCAGTGTCATCATCACCGACAAGTCGGGCCTGGCCGGCATTGCCTATTGGGTAAACAATCGGCTACGGCTTCGAGGTGACCAGAAGTTGGACAAACGCCACCCGGGCATCGTCAAGATTCACAAGAGGGTCACGGAAGAATACGCAGCCGGGCGCACCACGTCCATATCCAATGAGGAATTGGAACGATGGGCCCGCCGGTACCTGCCCGAATACTTTGTCAGCGAATTCGATCGCCTCAAGGAGCGCGCTCGGTCCCTGGCCGCTCATTTGGTGGCCGAGGTGGTGGAAAACGCCGCCATTAAGAGCATGGATCCGTCTATGCAAGAACCCGTCTTGCAGACGCTTTTGGAACTCAATCCCTTCATTCAGTACGTGTATGTCACGGATGCCGAAGGGCGAAAGATTACGAGAAACATCGTCCATATCGTGGACCGGGCCAAGTACGAAGCCGCCCAGGTGGGCGAAGACCTCTCGGATCGCCCCTGGTTCATTGAGCCCATGCGGAACGGCAAGGTGCACGTCACGGACTTTTACACTTCACGCTACACCGGGGCCTTGTGCATCACCGTGTCGGCGCCCATACGCAATGAACACGAAGAGATCGTGGGGATTCTGGGCATCGACATTCGCTTTGAAGCCCTGGCCAAAATGGAAGAGATGGAAAAGAACGGACGCTCGCGGAGCGTGTGA
- a CDS encoding septal ring lytic transglycosylase RlpA family protein: protein MLGALRALGVSLVIAALIGSGCAPKKPPAPGALPPGTPPPIGTQKPYQINGVWYYPIPSAEGFREEGYASWYGRDFHGRSTASGEPFDMYAMTAAHKILPLGTHVKVTDRRTGRSIIVRINDRGPFVPGRVIDLSYGAARALGILNDGIAPVVVEAVRVTTPVLVAGSSPSWQVEPVRPYRQGPFAVQVGSFQNADNAQWLKKKMAKRYGEVAVRTAWVAGSVFYRVQVGHFTDLDRALQSMETFQRQGYRDAFVIALEGQ, encoded by the coding sequence ATGCTCGGGGCATTAAGAGCTTTAGGGGTCTCGTTAGTCATTGCGGCCTTGATCGGTTCGGGCTGTGCCCCCAAAAAGCCGCCAGCCCCCGGTGCCCTCCCTCCCGGCACACCACCGCCCATTGGCACTCAAAAACCCTACCAAATCAACGGCGTGTGGTATTACCCGATTCCCAGCGCTGAAGGGTTTCGCGAAGAAGGCTATGCCAGTTGGTACGGTCGAGACTTTCACGGCCGGTCCACGGCCAGCGGTGAACCCTTTGACATGTACGCCATGACGGCAGCCCATAAGATCTTGCCATTGGGAACCCATGTGAAGGTGACGGACAGGCGCACGGGACGTTCCATTATTGTGCGCATCAATGATCGAGGGCCCTTTGTGCCCGGTCGCGTGATCGATCTATCCTATGGAGCAGCTCGAGCCCTCGGCATCCTTAATGATGGGATTGCTCCCGTGGTGGTGGAAGCGGTGCGCGTAACCACCCCTGTGCTGGTGGCCGGGTCCAGCCCTTCATGGCAAGTGGAACCTGTGCGGCCGTATCGTCAGGGACCCTTTGCCGTTCAAGTGGGTTCCTTTCAAAATGCCGACAACGCGCAGTGGCTGAAAAAGAAAATGGCCAAGCGTTACGGTGAGGTTGCCGTGAGAACCGCTTGGGTGGCGGGGAGTGTTTTTTACAGAGTTCAGGTGGGCCATTTTACGGATCTGGATCGAGCGCTGCAGTCCATGGAAACCTTTCAGCGTCAGGGGTATCGCGACGCTTTTGTGATCGCACTGGAGGGGCAATGA
- the hisD gene encoding histidinol dehydrogenase yields the protein MVPVLSYPSAEAERFFSVVTGRQVAVDPEVEKGVQEILEAVRREGDDALVRFTRRFDAPDFSSHQMTVPPEEIDRAYAVADPSLVDVIRRARDNIFAFHEHQKQSSWFITRSNGCYMGQLVQPVAAAGLYVPGGQGGETPLVSTVLMTAVPAVVAGVSDIAMVSPPRRDGSLNPYLLVAAREAGVHRIHPIGSAWAVAALAFGTQSVRAVDVLVGPGNIYVSVAKKLVAGRVGLDGLAGPSEVVVVADHSADPNFVAADLLSQAEHDPMASAVCITDDTHMAEKVLAALETQTAELARQDIARRALARYGAIVQTSTLEEAMVVANRLAPEHLELLVEDPWALLPSVRHAGAVFMGAHTPEALGDYFAGPNHVLPTSGTARFASALSVETFLKKTTLLAYSEKAFERDAAAVMALASLERLDAHARSVQVRMASRSHGRV from the coding sequence ATGGTGCCGGTATTGAGCTATCCGTCTGCGGAAGCCGAGCGGTTTTTCAGCGTGGTGACGGGTCGACAGGTGGCTGTGGATCCGGAAGTGGAAAAAGGGGTTCAGGAAATCCTGGAAGCTGTGCGCCGTGAAGGGGATGACGCACTGGTTCGCTTCACGCGGCGATTTGATGCGCCCGATTTTAGCTCCCATCAGATGACGGTGCCTCCTGAAGAGATCGATCGGGCCTACGCGGTGGCTGATCCATCCTTGGTGGACGTCATTCGCCGAGCTCGAGACAATATCTTTGCCTTTCATGAACACCAGAAACAGTCCTCCTGGTTTATAACCCGCTCGAACGGCTGTTACATGGGGCAGCTCGTACAGCCCGTCGCCGCCGCCGGATTGTATGTGCCCGGTGGGCAGGGTGGTGAAACCCCTCTGGTTTCCACCGTGCTGATGACCGCTGTGCCTGCGGTGGTGGCCGGAGTCTCCGATATTGCCATGGTATCGCCTCCACGTCGCGACGGCTCTCTCAATCCCTATTTGCTGGTGGCGGCGCGCGAAGCCGGCGTTCACCGCATTCACCCCATCGGTAGTGCCTGGGCGGTGGCCGCTTTAGCTTTCGGCACCCAAAGTGTGCGTGCTGTGGACGTTCTGGTGGGACCCGGAAACATTTATGTGTCTGTGGCCAAAAAGCTTGTGGCGGGTCGTGTGGGCCTTGACGGCCTGGCCGGGCCCAGCGAAGTGGTCGTGGTGGCCGACCATTCCGCCGATCCAAACTTCGTGGCGGCCGACCTTTTGAGCCAGGCGGAACATGATCCCATGGCGAGCGCCGTATGTATCACCGATGATACGCACATGGCCGAAAAGGTTCTGGCCGCCTTGGAAACCCAAACGGCCGAGCTGGCGCGGCAGGACATCGCTCGCCGAGCGCTGGCTCGATACGGCGCCATCGTTCAAACCAGCACCCTCGAAGAAGCCATGGTCGTGGCCAACCGCCTGGCACCGGAACACCTGGAATTGCTCGTTGAAGATCCATGGGCTCTTTTGCCTTCGGTGCGCCATGCCGGAGCGGTGTTCATGGGCGCGCACACACCGGAGGCTCTAGGGGACTACTTTGCGGGACCCAATCACGTGCTACCCACCAGCGGCACGGCACGGTTTGCTTCGGCTTTGAGCGTGGAAACTTTTCTTAAGAAAACCACACTTCTGGCCTACAGTGAAAAAGCTTTTGAACGGGATGCGGCGGCCGTCATGGCCTTGGCGTCCCTGGAGCGGCTGGATGCGCACGCTCGGTCCGTGCAGGTGCGCATGGCCTCCCGTTCCCATGGCCGGGTTTGA
- a CDS encoding zinc-ribbon domain-containing protein: protein MKITCEQCQASFNVPEEKIPQGKSFRVQCPRCRHTIAVRCATDEISGPAAPHQERLPVSETIEDDVFQDILQEGGKAALVCIDDSHRRALVTESLKEAGFQPYVEEDPDRTVRRLRQGGYEVLVLEEPLAPTDRRQVIVDFLKALPMDQRRTLFVCLISAEDRTMDSMAAFRKEVDLIIHAGNLARMQPVLQSEVKKARSFYRIFKEALEERGQI from the coding sequence GTGAAAATCACCTGCGAGCAATGCCAGGCGTCTTTCAATGTGCCTGAGGAAAAGATACCTCAGGGAAAGTCTTTTCGAGTGCAGTGTCCTCGATGCCGGCACACCATTGCCGTGCGCTGTGCCACGGATGAAATCTCCGGCCCCGCGGCGCCTCACCAAGAAAGGCTTCCTGTTTCGGAAACCATCGAAGACGATGTTTTTCAGGATATTCTGCAAGAGGGGGGCAAGGCGGCCCTTGTGTGCATTGACGATTCCCATCGAAGGGCTCTGGTCACTGAAAGCTTGAAAGAAGCGGGTTTTCAGCCCTATGTGGAAGAAGATCCCGATCGCACCGTGCGTCGATTGCGCCAAGGGGGCTACGAGGTGCTGGTTCTTGAAGAACCTCTGGCCCCCACGGATCGACGCCAGGTGATTGTGGATTTCTTGAAAGCCTTGCCCATGGACCAGCGCCGAACCCTCTTTGTATGCCTAATCAGTGCAGAGGACCGCACCATGGATTCCATGGCCGCTTTTCGAAAAGAAGTGGATCTGATCATTCATGCCGGGAATTTGGCAAGGATGCAGCCCGTTTTGCAGAGCGAGGTGAAAAAGGCCCGTAGTTTTTATCGCATCTTCAAGGAGGCTCTGGAAGAAAGGGGGCAGATCTGA
- a CDS encoding dipeptidase, translating to MALTDVFGKIDTNLDRYVRELKELLAIPSVSTYSRHRGDVRRAAEWVLNHCKRMGLEAQLHDTAGHPVVTASRCPHPHRPTLLIYGHYDVQPAEPEEEWNTPPFQPTVRDEFIYARGASDDKGQFFTYLKALEVVLAARGDLPINVKLLVEGEEEIGSPHLGAFLKKHRGQLKADAIAISDGAQFSDNVPAITYGLRGLAYMELNVQASRTDLHSGSFGGIAPNPIHALVTLLARLKNPDGTIAIPGFYDTVAPLELWEREAMGALPFDEEKLKAYLGLSYLCEEPGYNALESKTARPTLDINGIWGGFSGEGAKTVIPAKAGAKVSMRLVPHQKPQQIAELFTRYVTDLCPKEVQLQVKALHGAEPVLVSRDLPQMQAAARAIETGFGVAPVFIREGGSIPIVNLFKKVLGLEAILLLGWGRPDDGAHAPNERFALSDFKNGIRSAAALLFEMETCYDG from the coding sequence ATGGCTTTGACGGATGTTTTTGGCAAGATCGACACCAATCTGGATCGGTACGTGAGGGAGCTCAAAGAGCTCCTAGCCATTCCCAGTGTCAGCACCTACTCCCGCCATCGCGGCGACGTGCGCCGAGCCGCCGAATGGGTGCTCAACCACTGCAAGCGCATGGGCCTGGAGGCTCAGTTGCACGACACGGCCGGACACCCCGTGGTCACGGCTTCCCGGTGCCCTCATCCCCATCGACCGACTCTTCTCATCTACGGCCACTATGACGTGCAACCTGCGGAACCCGAAGAAGAGTGGAACACACCACCCTTTCAACCCACGGTGCGCGACGAGTTTATCTATGCCCGCGGCGCCAGCGACGATAAGGGACAGTTCTTCACGTATCTTAAAGCCCTGGAAGTCGTGCTGGCCGCTCGAGGTGATCTGCCCATCAATGTGAAACTCCTCGTAGAAGGCGAAGAGGAAATCGGGAGCCCTCATCTCGGCGCCTTCTTGAAAAAGCATCGCGGCCAACTGAAAGCCGACGCCATCGCCATTTCCGACGGCGCCCAGTTTTCCGACAACGTGCCCGCCATCACTTACGGGTTGCGCGGCCTTGCTTACATGGAACTCAATGTTCAGGCATCACGAACGGACCTTCACTCGGGAAGCTTCGGAGGCATCGCCCCCAATCCCATTCATGCGCTGGTGACCTTATTGGCTCGGCTGAAAAACCCAGACGGCACCATCGCCATACCCGGATTTTACGATACCGTGGCGCCCCTGGAACTCTGGGAACGAGAGGCCATGGGGGCCCTGCCCTTTGACGAAGAGAAACTCAAGGCCTATCTCGGCCTGTCCTATCTGTGTGAAGAACCGGGCTACAACGCTCTGGAATCCAAAACGGCACGCCCCACTCTCGACATCAACGGCATTTGGGGTGGGTTTTCCGGGGAAGGAGCCAAGACCGTGATTCCGGCTAAGGCGGGCGCCAAGGTGAGCATGCGGTTGGTGCCGCATCAAAAACCACAGCAGATCGCCGAACTGTTCACCCGCTACGTGACGGATCTTTGCCCTAAAGAAGTGCAGCTTCAGGTGAAGGCTCTGCACGGCGCCGAACCCGTTCTCGTGTCTCGCGACCTGCCTCAGATGCAGGCAGCGGCGCGAGCCATCGAAACCGGCTTCGGCGTGGCCCCCGTGTTCATTCGTGAAGGCGGCTCGATTCCGATCGTGAATCTTTTTAAGAAAGTTTTGGGGTTGGAAGCCATCCTTCTTCTGGGATGGGGTCGCCCGGACGATGGCGCTCATGCCCCCAACGAACGGTTTGCTCTGAGCGACTTCAAAAACGGGATTCGATCTGCTGCTGCGCTCCTTTTTGAAATGGAGACCTGTTACGATGGATAA
- a CDS encoding GNAT family N-acetyltransferase encodes MTVRFEMVSGVERVDPAVWNHLSRQAAPMMEWEYLYSLERSGVLSPDRGFVPRHILAYVDGRLMAIAPLYERTRPWVEFGDGGLLRFLVELTGFPYHVGLMATVPLTPVPAYQFLYGSAHDAAHVYAMMAKYVDFVCETRGFATWRIYFFADAAPGLHEMLLRRGFVGLRSDYCLWQNKGYKNFDDFLATFRAPRRHKIRREIRDIEAQGIRLAMVPGEDVPEDYYDIMFDLYSLTWEKHMGHDVRPFLNRRFFHLLGRLYRHRLLFCVAHKGRDLLAMAVFYHKGKHLYGRYWGSYDQVPFLHFAVCYYEPIRYAISHGIETFDPGFGGEHKTYRGFESTTVQHYIKFYGEEQIQTAYSILGRYEEEPKSQGR; translated from the coding sequence ATGACTGTGCGATTTGAAATGGTCTCCGGCGTGGAAAGGGTGGATCCGGCAGTGTGGAACCACCTGAGCCGACAGGCGGCTCCCATGATGGAATGGGAATACCTCTATAGCCTGGAACGATCCGGCGTGTTGAGCCCGGACCGGGGTTTTGTGCCTCGGCACATTTTGGCCTACGTCGACGGCCGCCTGATGGCCATCGCTCCCTTGTATGAAAGAACGCGGCCTTGGGTGGAATTCGGCGATGGAGGGTTGCTGCGCTTTCTCGTCGAATTGACCGGCTTTCCTTACCACGTGGGCCTCATGGCCACGGTACCTCTCACTCCCGTGCCGGCGTATCAGTTTCTTTACGGCTCGGCGCACGATGCAGCACACGTCTATGCCATGATGGCGAAATACGTGGATTTTGTGTGTGAGACTCGAGGGTTTGCCACGTGGCGCATCTATTTTTTTGCGGATGCCGCGCCGGGCCTTCACGAAATGCTGCTTCGCAGAGGATTTGTGGGACTTCGAAGTGATTACTGCCTGTGGCAAAATAAGGGCTACAAAAACTTTGATGATTTTTTGGCCACATTTCGAGCGCCACGGCGGCACAAGATACGACGTGAAATTCGGGATATCGAGGCGCAAGGGATTCGCTTGGCCATGGTGCCTGGAGAGGACGTCCCCGAAGACTATTACGACATCATGTTCGACTTGTATAGCCTGACCTGGGAAAAGCACATGGGCCATGATGTTCGGCCTTTCCTCAATCGCCGTTTCTTTCACCTGCTGGGCCGGTTGTATCGACACCGCCTCCTCTTTTGCGTTGCCCACAAAGGCAGAGATCTTTTGGCCATGGCGGTCTTTTATCACAAGGGAAAACACCTCTACGGCCGATACTGGGGCAGTTACGATCAGGTTCCATTTCTTCACTTTGCCGTGTGCTATTACGAACCCATTCGATATGCCATAAGCCATGGCATAGAAACATTTGATCCCGGCTTTGGAGGGGAACATAAAACGTATCGGGGTTTTGAAAGCACCACTGTGCAGCATTACATCAAGTTCTACGGGGAAGAACAGATCCAAACGGCCTATTCCATTTTGGGTCGCTATGAGGAAGAGCCCAAAAGTCAGGGGCGATAG
- a CDS encoding SPOR domain-containing protein — translation MSRLKDRTRQYEEENDPRWIRIHLTGFQAFLCVVVFFLSLSCVFVAGVLTGRGVSKESREALTVTGTFYRLLGLKSAEDEPVDNASETWIPPEKILASLESEKELISSQKPARSAPLRLPAAPESSQVSSPPMVKPNLTEHPVPPLTAHEGPSDSGPKASTSTEAYTLMVASMRREENATALVERLKKKGHKAAVEKIALSDQDVWYRVILGSFDSRQKALEYAARLNKEENLQAIVIRREGTSSGGN, via the coding sequence ATGAGCCGCCTCAAGGATCGCACCCGACAGTACGAGGAAGAAAACGATCCTCGCTGGATACGTATCCACCTCACGGGGTTCCAAGCCTTTCTCTGCGTGGTGGTTTTTTTTCTGTCTCTGAGCTGTGTGTTTGTCGCCGGGGTCCTAACCGGTCGAGGGGTTTCCAAAGAATCACGGGAGGCCCTGACCGTCACGGGAACCTTTTATCGCCTGCTGGGGTTGAAATCGGCTGAGGATGAACCCGTGGACAACGCTTCTGAAACCTGGATCCCCCCCGAAAAGATTCTTGCCTCCCTGGAATCTGAAAAAGAATTGATCTCCAGCCAGAAACCCGCACGCAGCGCGCCGCTTCGACTCCCCGCGGCCCCTGAATCCTCCCAGGTGTCTTCTCCCCCCATGGTCAAACCCAACCTGACAGAGCACCCCGTGCCGCCCTTGACGGCCCATGAGGGGCCTTCGGATTCCGGCCCAAAGGCTTCCACGTCCACCGAAGCCTACACGCTCATGGTGGCTTCCATGCGCCGTGAAGAAAACGCGACGGCCCTAGTGGAGCGTCTCAAGAAGAAAGGCCACAAGGCGGCCGTGGAAAAGATTGCCCTGAGTGACCAAGACGTGTGGTACCGAGTGATTCTGGGGAGCTTTGATTCCCGGCAAAAGGCTCTGGAATACGCCGCGCGCCTCAACAAGGAAGAAAACCTTCAGGCTATCGTCATTCGCCGGGAAGGTACCAGTTCCGGGGGCAATTGA
- the argS gene encoding arginine--tRNA ligase, with amino-acid sequence MYLVRSRLQAMIHHAVQSLLIQYGLNHDKDLAPELEIPKIPEHGDYATNAAMTLTRVLRKNPRTIAQDLVDRMEGREDLVARTEIAGPGFINFFIRPDAWAGILQAVHEAKEDFGRQDFGRGTRIQVEFVSANPTGPLHIGHGRGAAVGDVLANILKTCGYAVDKEYYINDTGKQMDTLGRSLYLRYLESLGKPVDFPEDHYKGNYMKELALEVVERFGDRYASVPEDEALPFFSQYAGERILQGIREDLEAFGVVHDVWFSERTLHENGALQRTIEALERNGMIYEQDGAKWFRSTAYGDEKDRVVVRANGITTYFAADLAYHQNKFERNYDVVIDIWGADHHGYVPRMMAGVQALGRQASDLRIILVQLVNLLRGGKPVAMSTRAGEFVTLREVVDEVGKDAARFLFLMRRSDSPLDFDLETAKKHSNENPVYYVQYAHARLCSVFDVAKERGVPTSWPTPPNLQRLTEPAEWELMKQLGEFPHVLEMAARNLEPHRIPYYLLELVAAFHSYYNHNRIIGEDQELTQARLYLADAVRMVLRNGLAVLGVSAPEKM; translated from the coding sequence ATGTATCTTGTTCGATCCCGGCTCCAGGCCATGATCCACCATGCGGTTCAGTCGCTTTTAATCCAATATGGCTTGAATCATGATAAAGATCTCGCGCCGGAACTGGAAATTCCCAAGATTCCCGAACACGGCGATTACGCCACCAACGCCGCCATGACCCTGACCCGAGTGCTTAGAAAAAATCCCAGAACCATCGCTCAGGATCTGGTGGACCGCATGGAAGGCCGCGAAGACCTCGTGGCCAGAACAGAAATTGCCGGACCCGGATTCATCAACTTTTTTATTCGCCCCGACGCATGGGCCGGCATCTTGCAGGCCGTTCATGAGGCCAAAGAAGACTTTGGCCGCCAGGATTTCGGCCGAGGCACACGGATTCAAGTGGAATTTGTCAGCGCCAACCCCACAGGCCCTCTTCATATCGGCCACGGTCGAGGAGCCGCCGTCGGGGACGTTCTGGCCAACATTCTCAAGACCTGCGGTTACGCGGTGGACAAAGAGTATTACATCAACGACACGGGCAAGCAGATGGACACGCTGGGCCGCAGTCTCTACCTGCGCTACTTGGAAAGCCTGGGAAAACCCGTGGACTTTCCCGAAGACCACTACAAGGGCAATTACATGAAGGAGCTGGCCCTGGAAGTGGTGGAACGGTTCGGCGATCGGTATGCCTCGGTTCCCGAAGACGAGGCGCTGCCGTTCTTTTCGCAATACGCCGGAGAACGCATTTTGCAAGGGATTCGAGAGGACCTGGAGGCTTTTGGCGTTGTCCATGACGTGTGGTTCAGCGAACGGACGCTCCATGAAAACGGTGCCTTGCAGCGGACCATCGAAGCCTTGGAACGCAACGGTATGATCTACGAACAGGACGGGGCCAAGTGGTTTCGCAGCACGGCCTACGGCGATGAAAAGGACCGCGTGGTGGTTCGGGCCAACGGCATCACCACCTACTTCGCTGCGGACTTGGCCTATCACCAAAACAAGTTCGAGCGAAACTACGACGTGGTCATCGACATTTGGGGCGCCGACCATCACGGGTATGTGCCCCGAATGATGGCGGGAGTGCAAGCCCTGGGGCGCCAAGCTTCGGACCTTCGCATTATCCTCGTCCAACTGGTCAATTTGCTTCGTGGTGGAAAACCCGTGGCCATGTCCACGCGAGCCGGAGAATTCGTGACGCTGCGCGAAGTGGTGGACGAGGTCGGCAAGGACGCCGCTCGGTTCCTGTTCCTCATGCGCCGATCTGACAGCCCGCTAGATTTTGATCTGGAAACGGCCAAAAAACATAGCAACGAAAACCCCGTCTATTACGTTCAGTACGCCCACGCGCGACTGTGCAGTGTGTTTGACGTAGCTAAAGAAAGAGGTGTTCCCACGTCGTGGCCAACCCCTCCAAACCTTCAGCGCCTGACCGAACCCGCAGAATGGGAGCTTATGAAGCAATTGGGCGAGTTTCCCCATGTTCTGGAGATGGCGGCTCGAAACCTGGAGCCCCACCGCATCCCCTATTACCTTTTGGAGCTGGTGGCCGCTTTTCATAGCTATTACAATCATAATCGAATTATCGGCGAGGACCAGGAACTGACACAAGCTCGGCTTTACTTGGCCGACGCCGTGAGAATGGTCCTTCGAAACGGGCTTGCCGTGCTAGGAGTTTCCGCACCAGAAAAGATGTAA
- the alr gene encoding alanine racemase, with amino-acid sequence MALNWVEIDLAALRHNFAQVQHCVGSRTAILAVVKSDAYGHGMIPVARELAKAGAHFFGVSKCWEALKLRSAGIRQPIVVLAGMEAEDAPTVIAYDLRPAVYRLDHCRLLDEAAQHAGKVARIHLKLDTGMGRLGVPVRDLEPFLDQMASLKHVHVEGVFSHLATADEADKTFSKEQMARFRGALQRLHDRSITFEYAHIANSGAVLDIPEAHGQLVRAGIMLYGSPPSEDIQSPVHLRPVMALKTKILQVKWVPSGHSIGYGRTFVCSRPTRIATIAVGYDDGYPRALSNRGEALVHGVRVPIVGRVSMNLITLDVTHVPGAAPDDEVVLLGTQGTERISAEEIAQKAHTISYEIYCAIGKNPQRLFLNSSGHLA; translated from the coding sequence ATGGCGTTGAACTGGGTGGAAATCGATCTGGCGGCCTTGAGGCACAATTTCGCGCAGGTGCAACATTGCGTCGGTTCTCGTACCGCAATCCTCGCGGTAGTCAAGTCCGATGCCTACGGCCATGGCATGATTCCCGTGGCCAGAGAATTGGCTAAAGCGGGTGCGCATTTTTTTGGGGTGAGCAAATGCTGGGAAGCCCTGAAACTGCGTTCAGCGGGCATTCGGCAGCCCATTGTGGTTCTGGCCGGCATGGAAGCCGAAGATGCCCCCACCGTCATCGCTTATGACCTTCGCCCCGCCGTCTACCGGCTCGATCACTGCCGCCTGCTTGACGAGGCGGCTCAGCATGCCGGTAAGGTGGCCCGCATTCACCTCAAGCTGGATACCGGCATGGGACGGCTAGGGGTTCCCGTCCGGGATCTGGAACCTTTTCTCGATCAGATGGCCAGCCTGAAGCATGTGCACGTGGAAGGGGTCTTTTCCCATCTGGCCACAGCCGATGAGGCCGACAAGACATTCAGCAAGGAACAAATGGCTCGGTTCCGAGGCGCGCTTCAAAGGCTTCACGATCGCTCCATTACCTTTGAATATGCCCATATTGCCAACAGCGGCGCCGTGCTTGACATTCCCGAAGCCCACGGACAACTGGTGCGCGCGGGCATTATGCTTTATGGGTCGCCGCCTTCCGAAGACATTCAGTCGCCGGTACACCTTCGGCCCGTCATGGCGTTGAAGACGAAAATCCTTCAGGTTAAATGGGTGCCATCAGGCCATAGTATCGGCTACGGGCGCACTTTCGTGTGTTCCCGACCCACACGCATCGCCACCATCGCCGTAGGCTACGACGATGGGTATCCCCGCGCGCTGTCTAACCGAGGAGAAGCCCTGGTGCATGGGGTCCGTGTGCCCATTGTGGGGCGAGTGTCCATGAATCTCATCACTTTGGATGTCACCCATGTTCCCGGGGCCGCCCCGGACGACGAGGTCGTCCTTTTGGGAACTCAGGGAACCGAACGCATTAGCGCCGAAGAAATCGCCCAAAAAGCCCACACCATCAGCTACGAAATCTATTGCGCCATAGGAAAAAATCCGCAGCGCCTCTTTCTCAACAGTTCAGGTCATCTTGCATGA